The genomic region CCATGAACAATGTTATCTGACCGACATTACTAACTGGTTATTCAATTATTCACTGACGTTATGCATTAAAAAATGTCCATACTGACCTGTGATAACACCAGCAATGACCTGGTGTGGGAAGTGTGCAGCGATGAAGACTctagagagacagacacacacctggacTCCCCAGAAACATGCCCACAAGACAGCCCGCAGATACCTGTCACGACACAAAGTCAGGGCAAATTCTGAATTCTGTTATGAAACCTTGAACAGAGAATAAATCGACTGAGGACGCTGAGTTAAATCAGTCCGGCTCTCACATGCACCTGAACAGGCAAGTCAACCTTTTAAAGCAATATAACaattaacacatttttcctTTGCTTGTCATGAGAACTTCAGCTGCCTGGACATAAAAACAACCCATATTCAACACCCTGTTTCTGAGCACTACTTTTCAGACGTCAATGATCAACTACAGCACAGGACAGTCCACAGTGATAAGCTCAGAGTCAAAGAAAATGGTAAACAACAGTGACATCAATGAGGACAAGAGAGCAAAGCTGAAGCTGTTGTGTGGTTTAGAAGATTCTCACCAGTCTGTGTTGGTGGACTTCTTGGTTCCATGTTTCTTCTTGCAGGTCATGATGGTGAGGATGGAGGTCACCAGGGTGTAGTAGATACCTGCAGCTCCCATAGCGTGACCAGAGGGGCTGCCTGGACAACACAGGCACAGAGGGTACAAGTCACTCTCTGACCACAGCATAGCATTATTAGCATTAGTTGCTGATTATTAATGAAACAGTTCATTTTTGTGTTACTACCATTACAGGCAGTGGTAAAAGTAACATAGACTCAAGTAGTGTACTCAAGCACAGCTCTGAGGTAGTAGTAATtgagtatttgtgttttatgccACTATATTGCAGAGAAAACCTTGTACTTTTCACTGTATTACTTTTATTTGGCAACCAGTTACTGTTCAAATTAAAGTTCTAAACCTAAAAGTAATATTATTTTCTGCTAATATATAATAACAGGCACCAAATACTTCTTAATTTAagtacatgtacatttttacatatGCAAATGAGTTTTGATTTAATTACACTATCTGAGGCAGTGTGATATATTTTTGTAGTAttggaaaacaacacagaaagtgAAGATTACTCAGGGTTAACTAGGGTGGCTAAATAATGCCATGCATAAACATATCAGGCATAACTCACCTGGCCCAGTCTCACAGGTCATTGGGTACTGTTGGATGTGAGGGGGAGCGGTGTTCGCATAATGAGCTGTCTCATGGACCCACCAGTAAGGCCTTTCCCCAAACAAAATCCTGaagaagacaacaaaaacatgcacaggGTTACAATctgaaaaaatgttaatgtgatttCCAGTGATTTTTCTCTTAAATTCTTTCCTCACCATTTAAACACCAGGTTCAGCCAGTCTCCGATCACAGCCACCCAGATGAGCTTAATGCCCACTGATGCACGCAGGTGAAACCAAAGCgggaagaagatgaagaaggtGTTCCTGAGGTCTGCTGCCCAGGAAACCCATAGAAACAAGCCCTGGGCATCCTTATAGTTGGTCTGCAGGTAGTGGGTGGAGCTCACCCCAAAACCAT from Mastacembelus armatus chromosome 19, fMasArm1.2, whole genome shotgun sequence harbors:
- the g6pc1a.2 gene encoding glucose-6-phosphatase catalytic subunit 1 — encoded protein: MLDALMDATHGFGVSSTHYLQTNYKDAQGLFLWVSWAADLRNTFFIFFPLWFHLRASVGIKLIWVAVIGDWLNLVFKWILFGERPYWWVHETAHYANTAPPHIQQYPMTCETGPGSPSGHAMGAAGIYYTLVTSILTIMTCKKKHGTKKSTNTDWYLRAVLWACFWGVQVCVCLSRVFIAAHFPHQVIAGVITGMIVAEAFNRTQWIYTASMKKYFYTTLFLTSFAVGFYLLLRALGVDLLWTLEKAQKWCVKPEWVHLDTTPFASLLRNMGSLFGLGLGLHSPLYTETKKSSRPLVKAGYIVSSLLLLHLFDSFKPPTHTAALFYLLSFCKSATVPLVTVSIIPYCVNGALSLQNKKGA